In Planctomycetota bacterium, one genomic interval encodes:
- the aspS gene encoding aspartate--tRNA ligase yields MLKRTHTCGQLRATDAGQTASLLGWVNSYRDHGGVIFIDLRDREGLTQLVFHPENKNAHDLADRLRAEDVIGVSGKVVPREAGMANPKLPTGAIELDCDTLEILNKATTPPFVPDEAKKVAEERRLKYRYIDLRRPEMQHILRTRHRVTKIMRDYFDENGFYEIETPFLCKSTPEGARDFLVPSRLQAGEFYALPQSPQLFKQILMVAGMERYVQIVRCFRDEDPRADRQAEFTQLDLEMSFVEQQDVMDMIEGLVRRIWKQILDIEVPPLSRMTYAEAMDRFGSDRPDLRFGMELVNISDLAARTEFKVFADTVANKGLVKVIRVPGGAAMTRKQTDGLADWAKGYGAKGLAVTKVVAGGALDTGIAKFIAPIAGELIARTGAVEGDLLCFAADSFKVVHRVLGELRVKLAHDLGMIKPGDWKWLWVVDFPAVEWNEDHKRWDSLHHPFTAPLDEDLAKLETDPGSVKSKAYDIILNGSELGGGSIRIHHPEVQQKVFGLLGIDPAAAELKFGFLLDALRYGAPPHGGIALGLDRMIMHLCGTTNIRDVIAFPKTQTGADLMTEAPSPVDQVQLDELRLRVQTHNKPDKAV; encoded by the coding sequence ATGCTCAAGCGCACCCATACCTGCGGACAACTTCGTGCCACCGACGCCGGTCAAACCGCCTCGCTTCTCGGCTGGGTCAACAGCTACCGGGACCACGGGGGCGTGATCTTCATCGACCTGCGCGACCGCGAAGGTCTGACGCAGCTCGTGTTCCATCCCGAAAACAAAAACGCACATGATCTGGCCGATCGGCTCCGCGCCGAGGACGTCATCGGCGTGAGCGGCAAGGTCGTGCCGCGCGAGGCGGGCATGGCCAATCCGAAACTCCCCACCGGCGCGATCGAGCTGGACTGTGACACGCTGGAGATTCTCAACAAGGCGACGACCCCGCCGTTCGTGCCCGACGAGGCGAAGAAGGTCGCCGAGGAGCGCCGCCTCAAGTACCGCTACATCGATCTTCGCCGGCCGGAGATGCAGCACATCCTCCGCACGCGCCATCGCGTCACGAAGATCATGCGCGACTACTTCGACGAGAACGGGTTCTACGAAATCGAGACGCCCTTTTTGTGCAAGTCCACGCCCGAAGGCGCCCGCGACTTTCTCGTGCCGTCGCGCCTTCAGGCCGGCGAGTTCTACGCCCTGCCGCAGAGTCCGCAGCTTTTTAAGCAGATTCTGATGGTGGCGGGGATGGAGCGATATGTGCAGATCGTGCGCTGCTTCCGTGACGAAGACCCGCGGGCCGACCGTCAGGCGGAGTTCACGCAGCTTGACCTGGAGATGAGCTTCGTCGAGCAGCAGGATGTCATGGACATGATCGAGGGACTGGTGCGGCGAATCTGGAAACAGATTCTCGACATCGAAGTGCCGCCGCTTTCCCGCATGACCTACGCGGAGGCGATGGACCGGTTCGGGTCCGATCGGCCGGACCTGCGCTTCGGCATGGAGCTGGTCAACATCAGCGACCTTGCCGCCAGGACCGAGTTCAAGGTGTTCGCCGACACGGTGGCGAACAAGGGGCTGGTCAAAGTGATCCGCGTGCCCGGCGGCGCGGCGATGACGCGCAAGCAGACCGACGGGCTGGCCGATTGGGCGAAGGGGTACGGCGCGAAGGGCCTGGCGGTGACGAAGGTCGTCGCCGGCGGCGCGCTGGACACGGGCATCGCCAAATTCATCGCGCCCATCGCCGGCGAACTGATCGCCCGCACCGGCGCGGTCGAAGGCGATCTGCTGTGCTTCGCCGCCGACTCGTTCAAGGTGGTGCATCGCGTGCTGGGCGAGCTGCGCGTCAAGCTGGCGCACGATCTGGGCATGATCAAACCGGGCGATTGGAAGTGGCTCTGGGTCGTCGACTTCCCGGCGGTCGAGTGGAACGAGGATCACAAACGCTGGGACAGTCTGCATCACCCGTTCACCGCGCCGCTCGATGAGGATCTGGCCAAACTCGAGACCGACCCCGGCTCCGTCAAGAGCAAGGCATACGACATCATCTTGAACGGGTCGGAACTCGGCGGCGGGTCCATTCGTATTCACCACCCCGAGGTGCAGCAGAAGGTGTTCGGCCTGCTGGGCATCGATCCGGCGGCGGCGGAGCTCAAGTTCGGGTTCCTTCTCGATGCGCTGCGCTACGGCGCTCCGCCGCACGGCGGGATCGCGCTGGGGCTGGATCGCATGATCATGCACCTGTGCGGCACGACGAACATCCGGGACGTCATCGCCTTCCCCAAGACGCAGACCGGAGCCGACCTGATGACCGAGGCCCCGAGCCCCGTCGATCAGGTCCAGCTCGACGAACTGCGCCTCCGCGTGCAGACCCACAATAAACCCGACAAGGCGGTTTGA
- a CDS encoding DUF1559 domain-containing protein has product MRQRAFTLIELLVVVTIIALLIAILLPSLRQAQITARRVACASNLRQIRIATEMYISDYKQSLPGPTTSGQFPGYSSTFYVLSGYLAPYLGKKPVSSVMQMNDVFICPGFARVAPPNVDPTVWVTYVADGLDKHGKRLLGYPPGPSAAPPEKVTDVYRPDSTAMMQEIDELTHPGGWGGKVALEPMHDYFNGLPVRNYLYFDGHVDAHIGF; this is encoded by the coding sequence ATGCGACAACGTGCCTTCACCTTGATTGAGTTGCTTGTGGTCGTGACGATCATCGCGCTGCTCATCGCCATTCTGCTCCCGTCGCTGCGGCAGGCGCAGATCACGGCTAGGCGCGTCGCATGCGCGTCGAATCTGCGGCAGATCCGCATCGCCACCGAGATGTACATCTCCGACTACAAGCAGTCGCTGCCCGGGCCGACGACGTCCGGCCAGTTCCCCGGCTATAGTTCGACGTTCTACGTGCTTTCCGGCTATCTGGCTCCGTACCTGGGCAAGAAGCCGGTGTCGTCGGTGATGCAGATGAATGACGTGTTCATCTGTCCGGGCTTCGCGCGCGTCGCGCCGCCGAATGTCGATCCGACCGTGTGGGTTACGTACGTCGCCGACGGGCTCGACAAGCATGGCAAGCGCCTGCTCGGTTATCCGCCGGGCCCCAGCGCCGCCCCGCCGGAGAAAGTCACCGACGTGTACCGCCCCGATTCGACGGCCATGATGCAGGAGATCGACGAACTGACCCACCCCGGCGGCTGGGGCGGCAAAGTCGCCCTTGAGCCCATGCACGACTACTTCAACGGCCTGCCCGTCCGCAACTACCTCTACTTCGACGGACACGTCGACGCACACATCGGTTTTTAG
- a CDS encoding PEP-CTERM sorting domain-containing protein (PEP-CTERM proteins occur, often in large numbers, in the proteomes of bacteria that also encode an exosortase, a predicted intramembrane cysteine proteinase. The presence of a PEP-CTERM domain at a protein's C-terminus predicts cleavage within the sorting domain, followed by covalent anchoring to some some component of the (usually Gram-negative) cell surface. Many PEP-CTERM proteins exhibit an unusual sequence composition that includes large numbers of potential glycosylation sites. Expression of one such protein has been shown restore the ability of a bacterium to form floc, a type of biofilm.) has translation MSRHTQAAVQTTSQSRDRAANDARSQSRHVLLLAVLITLSFGAARSAMGAMYVVNSDAADGAVYRLTSNGNYGTFNTQALIVGAASGPANYNGIMFFALPDPLLGIDRAALHLTLTSPNTLPFNTDLWGIGYIHGSPALVGSWEVHADTDPRILLNGVAPTKLVNNLVAANTAAATLTTNIPQSIAIGSYLQSLYTAGAVAGDFVVLRVNADGDTYAQTNSILTNFRWGTDVQSAPAQLTITTVPEPASAAMLLIGGAATLMRRRQG, from the coding sequence ATGAGCCGTCACACTCAAGCCGCTGTCCAAACCACTTCGCAATCCCGTGATCGCGCCGCAAATGACGCCCGCTCGCAATCGCGCCATGTGCTGCTGCTCGCCGTGCTCATCACCCTGAGCTTCGGCGCGGCGCGATCGGCGATGGGCGCGATGTATGTCGTCAACTCCGATGCCGCCGACGGGGCCGTCTACCGTCTGACGAGCAATGGCAACTACGGCACCTTCAATACCCAGGCGCTGATCGTCGGCGCCGCCTCCGGACCGGCCAATTACAACGGCATCATGTTCTTCGCACTGCCCGACCCGTTGCTGGGCATCGATCGCGCGGCGCTGCACCTGACGCTCACCTCGCCCAACACGCTTCCCTTCAACACCGACCTTTGGGGCATCGGCTACATTCACGGCTCGCCCGCCCTCGTCGGTTCGTGGGAAGTGCATGCCGACACCGACCCGCGCATACTGCTCAACGGCGTCGCGCCCACGAAACTCGTCAACAATCTCGTCGCCGCCAACACCGCCGCCGCCACGCTCACCACCAACATCCCGCAGAGCATCGCCATCGGCAGCTACCTGCAAAGTCTCTACACCGCCGGCGCGGTCGCGGGCGACTTCGTCGTCCTGCGCGTCAACGCCGACGGCGACACCTACGCGCAAACCAATAGCATCCTGACCAACTTCCGATGGGGCACCGATGTCCAATCCGCCCCGGCCCAGTTGACGATCACGACCGTCCCCGAACCCGCGTCCGCCGCGATGCTGCTCATCGGCGGCGCGGCGACGCTGATGCGCCGGCGACAGGGTTAA